A part of bacterium genomic DNA contains:
- a CDS encoding aminotransferase class III-fold pyridoxal phosphate-dependent enzyme, whose product MYLSLKNDLTAEERERLIAETVENYNEYLNPAFLGMKKSASAKEVEWAAEGALMFDVHGKSFIDCLAGYGVFVLGHRPKPVMDAVMAVYARMGLYSQELLNPLQGELAKKLAEITPGDIKYTYFHSGGAESNDAAIKLARLYHREVRGEERCVHVTFTNSFHGKTMGALSGTNRGAIRDKFQPLVPGLGEEGTVARYGDLEDLERVMKANAGKVASVIVEAVQGEGGINVPGDDFMPGVRKLCDEHGALLHVDEVQSGFCRSGAMFCCEHTGVKPDIIVMAKAMSGGVFPISAVSGTREVWQAIFGNPWYFTNTFAGSAPACAAALAAIDMMEREDVARQSRQKGESFKNNLWEIAREFPDEIADVRGLGLWIGVEFREADTGFAVSKGLFERDVLVAHTINNPKVMRLQPPVVIGCDLLDKVVDRFRDTLKHVHGHTHAAV is encoded by the coding sequence ATGTATTTGAGCTTGAAAAACGACCTGACCGCGGAAGAGCGCGAACGATTGATCGCGGAAACGGTCGAGAACTACAACGAGTATCTTAATCCCGCTTTTCTGGGAATGAAAAAAAGCGCGTCGGCGAAGGAAGTGGAATGGGCTGCCGAGGGCGCGCTGATGTTCGACGTGCACGGCAAGAGCTTCATAGACTGCCTGGCCGGATACGGCGTGTTCGTCCTGGGGCACAGGCCGAAGCCCGTGATGGACGCGGTGATGGCGGTCTACGCGCGGATGGGGCTGTACAGCCAGGAGCTTCTGAATCCGCTGCAGGGCGAGCTTGCGAAAAAGCTGGCCGAAATAACGCCGGGAGACATCAAGTACACCTACTTTCACAGCGGCGGCGCGGAGTCCAACGACGCCGCGATTAAACTTGCGCGGTTGTACCACCGCGAGGTGCGCGGCGAAGAGCGGTGCGTGCACGTCACGTTCACCAATTCGTTCCACGGAAAGACGATGGGCGCGCTGTCGGGGACGAACCGCGGCGCGATACGCGACAAGTTCCAGCCGCTCGTTCCGGGGCTCGGCGAGGAAGGTACGGTCGCGCGCTACGGCGATCTTGAGGATCTCGAACGCGTGATGAAGGCGAACGCGGGGAAAGTGGCCAGCGTGATCGTCGAGGCCGTGCAGGGGGAGGGGGGGATAAACGTGCCGGGCGACGATTTCATGCCGGGCGTGCGCAAGCTCTGCGACGAGCACGGGGCGCTTTTGCACGTGGACGAGGTGCAGAGCGGGTTCTGCAGAAGCGGCGCGATGTTCTGCTGCGAGCACACGGGCGTGAAACCGGACATTATCGTGATGGCCAAGGCGATGAGCGGCGGGGTGTTTCCGATAAGCGCAGTCAGCGGCACGCGCGAGGTGTGGCAGGCGATTTTCGGCAACCCGTGGTACTTCACGAACACTTTCGCCGGAAGCGCGCCGGCGTGCGCGGCCGCGCTTGCCGCGATAGACATGATGGAGCGCGAGGACGTGGCGCGCCAGTCGCGTCAGAAGGGCGAGAGCTTCAAGAACAATCTTTGGGAAATCGCCCGGGAGTTCCCCGACGAGATCGCGGATGTGCGCGGCCTCGGGCTGTGGATCGGCGTGGAATTCCGGGAAGCCGACACAGGATTTGCAGTTTCCAAAGGTTTGTTTGAGCGCGACGTCCTTGTCGCGCACACGATAAACAACCCGAAGGTGATGCGGCTCCAGCCGCCGGTCGTGATCGGCTGCGACCTGCTTGACAAGGTGGTGGACCGGTTCCGCGACACGCTCAAGCACGTGCATGGCCATACGCACGCCGCAGTGTAG